A stretch of Gasterosteus aculeatus chromosome 4, fGasAcu3.hap1.1, whole genome shotgun sequence DNA encodes these proteins:
- the LOC120818245 gene encoding uncharacterized protein LOC120818245 — protein sequence MDFTDETMTLMEMLERNAERDHRLSQQRDLTSELRMLLDVADDDIATLRSENTSLIKQVKALEKILKEGLKVQAEPSEDVLAIDLAVKRCSEKKIRELKNLLLMHMEETVQEFCSTVELLRLTNQELKEKLEDKLVDASITAVNDLMGDEKALLSPPLSFAEEVKLLASLDEVRTHVSDSTDHVETEAEGLTKPGSVSLDVQTKTERQLTPKDTFLVPYVPLAHRRPSGFSAFLRAAGVLLAAVPRAGLFLASGVALSLLAFVVSGSCTGNLFSIDALWNTASLTLQPYCSVQYGAIPPV from the exons ATGGATTTCACAGACGAAACTAT gacacTGATGGAGATGCTTGAGAGGAACGCAGAGCGGGATCACCGTCTTAGCCAGCAGAGAGATCTGACTTCTGAATTGAGGATGTTGCTGGATGTTGCTGATGATGACATTGCAACGCTGCGCTCAGAAAACACCTCCCTCATCAAACAAGTTAAAGC CCTGGAGAAAATCCTCAAGGAAGGGCTGAAGGTCCAGGCAGAGCCTTCCGAGGATGTCCTGGCGATTGACCTCGCCGTAAAGAGATGCAGTGAAAAAAAGATTCGGGAATTG AAAAACCTGCTGTTAATGCACATGGAGGAAACGGTCCAAGAGTTCTGCAGCACCGTAGAG TTACTCAGGCTGACAAAtcaggagctgaaggagaagttGGAGGACAAACTTGTTGACGCCTCAAT CACCGCTGTGAATGACCTGATGGGAGATGAGAAAGCCCTGCTTAGTCCGCCGCTGTCCTTCGCAGAGGAAGTGAAGCTGTTGGCCTCTTTGGATGAAGTGAGAACCCACGTGTCAGACTCCACAGATCAT GTGGAAACTGAGGCCGAAGGGCTGACGAAACCAGGAAGTGTCTCACTGGACGTCCAGACCAAAACGGAACGTCAGCTCACACCAAAAGACACCTTTCTGGTCCCTTACGTTCCCCTCGCTCACCGTCGTCCCTCTGGCTTCTCCGCTTTTCTCAGGGCTGCTGGTGTTCTGCTTGCTGCAGTCCCGAGAGCGGGACTTTTTCTGGCGTCTggcgtcgctctctctcttttggcATTTGTGGTTTCAGGAAGCTGCACGGGAAACCTATTTTCCATCGACGCCTTGTGGAACACTGCAAGTTTGACTCTACAACCCTACTGCAGTGTGCAGTATGGGGCCATACCTCCTGTCTGA
- the zdhhc24 gene encoding putative palmitoyltransferase ZDHHC24 — translation MSSFASQVFGRVDRLCRPLPMVLNTFLVFSITGEVSYLVLLEAPLQPDQKKTVWSAWWKAVHLLAQYFMLGNICWNAALFLRTSPSIKGVFLGGEGMGQGWRYCYTCETHTPPRCSHCYDCKVCVLRRDHHCVFFGQCVGFRNYRYFLSCLFFMWSGLLYATLMNAEVFIVILKEGVTMHSVLLMLIPWIMLVSGQVTARAFAFAFIADTCVVGFLLVSAFFFFHLALMLRGQTTREWYSTRRPYSLGLLGNLRHTLGLRWYLCWLCPLIPSPLPGDGISFQVTGPLEPAR, via the exons ATGTCGAGTTTCGCCAGTCAAGTTTTCGGCCGGGTCGACAGGTTATGTCGCCCCCTCCCCATGGTCCTCAACACCTTCTTGGTCTTCTCCATCACCGGGGAGGTGAGCTACTTGGTGCTGCTCGAGGCTCCGCTGCAGCCGGACCAGAAGAAGACCGTGTGGTCCGCCTGGTGGAAAGCGGTCCACCTGCTGGCTCAGTACTTCATGCTGGGAAACATCTGCTGGAACGCGGCGCTCTTCCTGAGAACCAGCCCCAGCATCAAGGGGGTGTTCCTCGGCGGAGAGGGCATGGGCCAGGGGTGGAG gtacTGCTATACGTGCgagacacacactcctccccGGTGCTCCCACTGCTACgactgcaaagtgtgtgtgctgcgGAGGGATCACCACTGCGTCTTTTTTGGCCAATGTGTGGGCTTCCGTAACTACCGTTACTTCCTCAGCTGCTTGTTCTTCATGTGGTCTGGACTGCTGTACGCCACTCTGATGAATGCCGAGGTCTTCATTGTCATATTGAAGGAGGGTGTGACGATGCACAGCGTCCTGTTGATGCTCATTCCCTGGATCATGCTAGTTTCAG GTCAAGTCACAGCACGGGCCTTTGCCTTCGCCTTCATCGCCGACACATGCGTTGTAGGCTTCCTGCTGGTgtccgccttcttcttcttccacctgGCCCTGATGCTTCGGGGACAGACCACAAGGGAGTGGTACTCGACCCGCCGACCCTACAGCCTCGGTCTCCTGGGCAACCTGCGTCACACCCTGGGCCTTCGCTGGTACCTCTGCTGGCTGTGCCCGCtcatcccctcccctctccctggAGATGGTATAAGCTTCCAGGTCACAGGACCGCTGGAGCCCGCCCGGTAA
- the pola2 gene encoding DNA polymerase alpha subunit B, with amino-acid sequence MAQVTGESLKTELEVFGIQCHDDAVLDKMVEQCICSRIQAGEMVFQWVAYSSSNGLKLTTDTLEQFDHEVLNKKSKSKKNFTKEEARNRTRDIHSLSDLIKAEEEEESLLDAYSTPGKGSQKRALTTPEHPRSKRGAALLSSPSLLLSPASFSPSATPSQKYSQRGAKGEVVVSFGVVQGTRWAGRQTPGAGVQLGLLEGPEDSLCCSYKYMFQRLRDIRNVLTEKIEELGNGLKSHFNIEELAPVSLPAQDSITVVGQICCDSNGKLNAHSVLLEAGSEQGGQQVPVDLSELKEYSLFPGQVVALEGMNTTGKKLMASKLYEGVPLPFYSAEVKMEEDKEPMNVLVACGPYTPSDSLTFDPLLDLISIIVKDRPDVCLLLGPFVDSKHEQIEKAQVTETFEAIFSRCIESIVDGTKSVGCRLVFVPSQRDIHHHFIYPQPPFTLPNLSKDQAQRVTLVPDPCTLLIDGVTVGLTSTDILFHMGAEEISCGTGSDRFTRILKHMLTQRSYYPLYPPVDEVNMDYEKFQSFGQMLLTPDVLIVPSELRYFVKDVVGCVCVNPGRLTKGQVGGTYGRLLIQRSAASEGGSRVSPCLAAQVVKI; translated from the exons ATGGCGCAAGTAACCGGAGAAAGCCTCAAAACCGAGCTGGAGGTGTTCGGCATTCAGTGCCACGATGACGCCGTCCTCGATAAGA TGGTGGAGCAGTGTATTTGTAGCAGGATCCAGGCAGGCGAGATGGTGTTTCAGTGGGTGGCCTACAGCTCCTCTAATGGACTGAAACTCACCACGGACACCCTGGAGCAGTTCGATCACGAG GTGTTGAACAAGAAGAGTAAATCCAAAAAAAACTTCACAAAAGAAGAAGCTCGTAACAGAACCAGAGACATCCACTCGCTGTCGGACTT AATCAaagccgaggaagaggaggagagtctACTGGACGCGTACTCCACCCCTGGCAAG GGTTCTCAGAAGCGCGCACTGACCACTCCTGAACACCCTCGCTCGAAAAGAGGCGCAGCTCTGCTGAGCAGCCCGAGCCTGCTGCTGTCTCCTGCTAGCTTTTCTCCCAG TGCAACGCCCTCACAGAAGTACAGCCAGCGAGGAGCCAAAGGGGAGGTGGTGGTTTCGTTCGGGGTGGTTCAGGGGACCCGCTGGGCGGGCAGACAGACGCCCGGCGCCGGCGTCCAGCTGGGGCTCCTGGAAGGACCGGAAGactctctctgctgcagctacAAGTACATGTTCCAGAGGCTGCGCGACATTCGAAACG TGCTGACGGAGAAAATAGAGGAGCTCGGCAACGGCCTCAAGTCCCACTTCAATATTGAGGAGCTGGCACCCGTCTCTCTGCCCGCTCAG GACAGTATCACAGTAGTGGGGCAGATTTGCTGCGACAGCAATGGCAAACTGAACGCACACTCGGTTCTGTTGGAGGCGGGGTCAGAGCAAGGCGGCCAGCAAGTACCTGTTGACCTATCGGAGCTCAAAGAGTACTCCCTGTTTCCTGGTCAG GTGGTGGCGTTGGAGGGAATGAACACGACGGGGAAAAAACTGATGGCTTCCAAACTCTATGAG GGAGTCCCTCTTCCTTTCTACTCTGCAGAGGTGAAAATGGAGGAGGACAAAG AGCCGATGAATGTCCTTGTGGCCTGTGGACCCTACACGCCTTCCGAcagcctgacctttgaccctctaCTGGACCTAATCAGCATTATTGTCAAGGATCGTCCTGATGTCTGTCTGCtg TTGGGTCCATTTGTGGACTCCAAGCACGAACAAATCGAG AAAGCTCAGGTGACCGAGACATTCGAGGCCATTTTCTCAAGATGTATCGAAAGCATCGTCGATGGCACTAAAAG TGTCGGCTGCCGCCTGGTGTTTGTGCCGTCCCAGAGAGACATCCACCATCATTTCATCTACCCACAGCCCCCCTTCACCCTGCCAAACCTCAGCAAGGACCAAGCCCAG CGCGTCACCCTGGTCCCTGACCCCTGCACCCTGCTCATTGACGGAGTGACCGTCGGCCTGACTTCCACCGACATCCTCTTCCACATGGGCGCGGAGGAGATCAGCTG CGGCACCGGATCGGACCGATTTACACGCATACTGAAGCACATGCTGACTCAGAGAAG TTACTACCCGCTGTACCCGCCGGTGGACGAGGTGAACATGGACTACGAGAAGTTTCAGAGCTTCGGTCAGATGCTGCTGACTCCCGACGTCCTCATCGTTCCCTCCGAGCTGCGCTACTTCGTAAAG GATGTGGTCGGCTGCGTGTGTGTCAATCCCGGGCGGCTGACCAAAGGCCAGGTGGGCGGGACCTACGGCAGGTTGCTGATTCAGCGCAGCGCTGCGTCCGAAGGTGGGAGCAGAGTGAGCCCCTGTTTGGCAGCTCAGGTCGTTAAAATCTGA
- the top6bl gene encoding type 2 DNA topoisomerase 6 subunit B-like — protein MLGEIQQVLRWVMLLEKRTPQRRLTAGGLLILLWTENGDSLQSVNCAVAAAGPWFSGFEGKVLQPVPTDLKESMSACTWSSPQPDPEELCAFTDMHGSLRLLLSFQMKDARLFGPGWCAQTEAFLHSFSLANARIKIHFKCKVSQQSFQRDFRAKIKRKLTCPNRPPLLLDVTCQTQPPACVKKGCWCHGGHPVLGGRLPLSIPPEAMDRGLFGELSVQLVTVLRPCVLQYPNLATQLTDIQISFAGFTPSLCVVFHRHGICKGGRAAERFRSGGLRNAPVLFFKWWGSVVLTRR, from the exons ATGCTCGGAGAAATACAGCag GTTTTGCGATGGGTCATGCTTTTGGAAAAACGGACACCGCAGCGACGTTTAACTGCGGGAGGGCTTCTGATACTTCTGTGGACCGAAAACGGGGATTCTCTTCAAAGCGTAAACTGTGCTG TGGCAGCAGCTGGTCCCTGGTTCTCCGGATTTGAAGGGAAAGTGCTCCAACCTG TCCCCACTGACCTGAAGGAGAGCATGTCTGCCTGCACGTGGTCGAGTCCTCAACCTGATCCCGAGGAGCTGTGCGCCTTCACCGACATGCACGGTTCTCTCCGACTGCTGCTGTCTTTTCAG ATGAAAGATGCAAGACTCTTCGGTCCAGGGTGGTGCGCTCAAACAGAGGCGTTCCTGCACTCATTCAGCTTGGCCAACGCGAGG ataaaaatacactttaaatgCAAAGTCAGTCAGCAGAGCTTCCAGCGAGACTTTAG AGCGAAGATCAAGCGTAAACTAACCTGTCCAAACCGACCACCGCTGCTCTTGGATGTCACATGTCAAACACA GCCTCCAGCGTGCGTGAAGAAAGGGTGCTGGTGTCATGGAGGACACCCTGTCCTCGGGGGCAGGTTGCCACTGAGTATCCCACCTGAAGCCATGGACCGTGGCCTGTTTGGGGAGCTCAGCGTCCAGCTCGTCACTGTCCTCCGCCCATGTGTGCTTCAGTACCCCAATCTGGCAACACAACTCACTGACATACAAATATCCTTTGCTGGTTTCACCCCGAGTCTGTGTGTGGTTTTTCACAGGCATGGCATCTGTAAGGGTGGCCGAGCTGCGGAGCGGTTCCGCAGTGGTGGCCTCAGGAATGCGCCCGTGCTTTTTTTCAAGTGGTGGGGTTCTGTTGTCTTGACCAGACGATGA
- the LOC120818232 gene encoding LOW QUALITY PROTEIN: sodium/potassium/calcium exchanger 3 (The sequence of the model RefSeq protein was modified relative to this genomic sequence to represent the inferred CDS: inserted 2 bases in 2 codons) — MKAPRRPRQTRLLPRFCVCGVALLAVTGFFSLADVTDSHVSAVNQDISLSKRELKDNKTDRISRSAISDFPEDIFTPEQRRHGAVLLHVLAAIYMFHALAIVCEFYFVPSLEKVSENLHLSQDVAGATFMAAGSSAPELFTSLIGVFITKGDVGVGTIVGSAVFNILVIIGLCGIFSGQTISLSWWPLFRDAVFYILSIVVLITVIYDEKVMWWETIILISMYGIYITIMKFNGPLCRLAERHFTRAGQPCLGSLRRTAAVGSIGDCDNDMVPLKPDSCVVAGQDSGAATVDDMLKLHPHQLSFSERQRLILTRGGPEEGVASGXGGVGANGTASEGDGQPPEEEKEGDKETGGESGGGAPPKEEEEQEXEEGEEEDSPYEPFVLPGGWCMRLKWLLSWPLSVLLHFTIPNCARPRWERWYLLTFLSSTLWIAIYSYLMVWMVTIISYTLGIPEVIMGITFLAAGTSVPRLHGSLIVARQGMGDMAVSNSIGSNIFDVLLGLGFPWALRTLIVSYGSVVTINSKGLVYSVILLLASVILTVSYVCHLNSWRLDRRLGLCLILFYAIFLLCSVGFERL, encoded by the exons ATGAAGGCGCCGAGGAGACCGAGGCAGACGCGCCTGCTGCCCCGGTTCTGCGTGTGCGGCGTCGCGCTGCTCGCGGTCACCGGGTTCTTCAGCCTCGCGGACGTTACAG attcCCATGTGTCCGCTGTGAATCAGGACATCTCCCTGTCCAAGAGAGAGCTCAAAGACAACAAGACTGACCGTATTTCTAGATCTG CTATCAGTGATTTTCCCGAGGACATCTTCACCCCGGAGCAGAGGAGACATGGAGCGGTTCTCCTTCATGTTCTCGCC GCGATCTACATGTTTCATGCACTGGCCATCGTGTGTGAGTTTTACTTTGTGCCGTCACTGGAAAAAGTATCAGAG AACCTTCACCTCAGCCAGGACGTTGCCGGGGCAACCTTCATGGCAGCCGGGAGCTCCGCCCCAGAACTCTTCACCTCCCTGATTG GGGTGTTTATTACAAAAGGAGACGTGGGTGTGGGAACCATCGTGGGCTCAGCTGTCTTTAACATCCTAGTTATTATCGGCCTGTGTGGCATCTTCTCTGGGCAG ACCATCTCACTGAGCTGGTGGCCTTTGTTCCGTGATGCTGTCTTCTACATCCTCTCCATAGTGGTGCTTATCACG GTGATCTATGATGAAAAAGTAATGTG gTGGGAGACCATCATCCTGATCTCTATGTACGGAATATACATAACCATCATGAA gttcaaCGGGCCTCTGTGCCGCCTGGCAGAGAGACACTTCACCAGAGCCGGTCAGCCGTGTCTGGGCAGCCTGCGACGGACGGCCGCCGTCGGAAGCATCGGAGACTGTGACAACGACATGGTGCCGCTGAAGCCAG ATTCCTGTGTGGTGGCTGGTCAGGACTCGGGGGCGGCAACGGTGGATGACATGCTGAAACTGCATCCCCACCAGCTGTCCTTCTCAGAG AGGCAGAGGCTGATTCTGACCCGGGGTGGCCCGGAGGAAGGGGTGGCATCCG AGGGCGGGGTGGGGGCTAACGGCACGGCGTCAGAGGGGGACGGGCAGCCGCccgaggaagagaaggagggagacaaagagacagggGGGGAGAGCGGTGGGGGAGCGCCGcctaaagaggaagaggagcaag cggaggaaggagaggaggaggacagtccTTACGAACCCTTCGTCCTTCCAG GTGGTTGGTGTATGCGTCTCAAGTGGCTGCTCTCTTGGCCCTTGAGTGTGCTGCTTCACTTCACCATCCCCAACTGCGCCCGGCCGCGGTGGGAGCGCTGGTACCTGCTCACCTTCCTGTCCTCCACGCTGTGGATCGCCATCTACTCTTACCTCATGGTCTGGATG GTGACCATAATCAGCTACACACTTGGAATCCCAGAAGTCATCATGGGCATCACGTTCCTGGCAGCCGGCACCAGTGTCCCCCGACTGCATGGCAGCCTCATTGTGGCCCGACAAG GGATGGGCGACATGGCCGTGTCCAATTCCATCGGCAGTAATATCTTCGACGTGCTGCTGGGCCTGGGATTCCCCTGGGCACTGAGGACTCTCATCGTCAGCTACGGATCAGTG GTGACAATCAACAGCAAAGGCCTGGTGTACTCCGTGATTCTTCTGTTGGCCTCGGTCATACTCACCGTGA GTTATGTGTGTCACCTGAACTCCTGGCGGTTGGACCGCCGGCTGGGGCTGTGTCTCATCCTGTTCTAcgccatcttcctcctctgctccgtGGGCTTCGAGAGGCTGTAG
- the LOC120818228 gene encoding uncharacterized protein LOC120818228 isoform X2, whose translation MAAVKRNLLSREHVTGSERNTFTRQETREQRRKMRPLLWQPDRSPPQIHQQLNAMHLQQRLRYLKKREFTAQENNRLLLQQFEEAQDTVKEMLIQNAAMKTIRTAYERYLEVSCPRWQQQLKEKTQVAQTKRTEYLRSCLKNTEERGTASSADPPLLSQASTTVTQHITAPPEHYSPNCHLDYNQDGSPHLCYAKPSWQNRLQSQTDRFPIRGPHQPQGSSHVPPAFLPPHIFPHPHPLQLHLPGSSPGDRRHGPGPNPPGLAALQTEYLKSWAAGPPGTPSVFDALWSQLFTEEIPPETRMVQVVGEESDPCRAPSSKRETGGGGSSSHLSQELDSKPVRLSGSLAESSSEPSQASSKKRNKREERRSRCSISGSRSCSSQESSRGSSAVAAVKVVQSSESDVSSEKRSSTGKRTRRSGGLSVGSPRDEKVVKGSEGSDPGSRKEESRLPSEEERSLEFREGNTEDTNPDDKAESCGEESGSQEEESGSVCMNIEDGRGDEPGKQESSSSEENTAEEEDEKDGEEDDGAAEEKEDRQTDKEQEKSDVKEDHGASGRKNATQEDEETQETGAEDEEQESEDEEVGEEEGDREESSDEEEHRDDAAGEPEEKSDSDDSIISPQDKSRKIHVIHEEGSEEDEEEEEGSRMGSSEDDDVESLLAPQQPSEKKKEKDPRADEQPKAICDNMSIFQAEPNKSTKCENDDLSDSDEFDHFFD comes from the exons ATGGCTGCAGTGAAGAGGAATTTACTGTCTCGTGAGCATGTGACCGGCTCGGAAAGAAACACTTTCACAAGACAAGAGACAAGAGAGCAAAGGCGAAAAATGAG GCCTCTGCTTTGGCAACCGGACCGCTCACCTCCTCAAATTCATCAACAGCT cAACGCGATGCATCTGCAGCAGCGCTTGCGATACCTTAAGAAGAGAGAGTTTACTGCCCAAGAAAACaaccggctgctgctgcagcagtttGAGGAAGCACAGGACACCGTAAAAGAGATGTTAATCCAGAATGCTGCCATGAAAACTATTCGG ACGGCGTATGAACGGTACCTGGAGGTGAGCTGCCCCCGCTGGCAGCAGCAACTGAAGGAGAAAACACAGGTTGCTCAGACAAAG CGGACGGAGTATTTGAGGTCATGTCTGAAGAACACAGAGGAACGAGGGACCGCATCCTCTGCAGATCCACCTCTATTGTCACAAG CCTCCACCACAGTGACACAACATATTACAGCACCTCCAGAGCACTACAGTCCAAACTGCCACTTGGACTACAACCAAGATGGCTCCCCTCATCTCTGCTACGCAAAGCCTTCCTGGCAGAACCGCCTTCAATCCCAGACGGACAGATTTCCCATCAGAGGGCCTCATCAACCTCAGGGTTCCTCTCATGTTCCTCCAGCTTTCCTCCCACCACACATCTTTCCACATCCTCACCCATTGCAGCTCCACCTCCCCGGCTCCTCACCCGGTGATAGACGCCACGGACCCGGGCCAAATCCACCAGGCTTGGCGGCCCTGCAGACAGAGTACCTCAAGTCCTGGGCCGCTGGTCCACCTGGGACCCCCTCTGTCTTCGACGCTCTGTGGAGTCAGCTCTTCACGGAGGAGATTCCCCCTGAGACGAGGATGGTGCAGGTGGTGGGGGAGGAAAGTGACCCATGCCGGGCCCCAAGCTCcaagagagagacaggtggtggaggaagtaGCAGTCATTTATCCCAGGAGCTGGACAGTAAACCAG ttcGCCTGTCTGGTAGCCTCGCAGAAAGCAGCAGCGAGCCGAGCCAGGCGAGCAGCAAGAAGCGAaacaagagggaggagagaagatccCGTTGTTCCATCTCAGGCAGCAGAAGTTGCAGCTCTCAGGA GTCTTCTAGGGGTTCCAGCGCCGttgctgcagtcaaagtggtCCAAAGCTCAGAGAGCGATGTCTCATCCGAGAAAAGAAGCAGCACAGGAAAGAGAACGAGAAGAAGTGGGGGGCTTTCTGTTGGATCACCGAGGGATGAGAAGGTGGTGAAGGGAAGCGAGGGATCCGACCCGGGGAGTCGGAAAGAGGAGAGCCGGCTTCCCAGCGAGGAGGAAAGGAGTCTAGAATTCAGAGAGGGAAACACAGAGGATACGAATCCCGACGATAAAGCAGAAAGCTGTGGAGAGGAGTCTGGATCCCAGGAGGAGGAATCAGGAAGTGTTTGTATGAACATTGAAGACGGACGTGGAGATGAACCAGGAAAGCAGGAGAGTAGCAGCTCGGAAGAAAACAccgcagaggaagaggatgagaaaGACGGAGAAGAAGATGATGGTGCTGCTGAAGAAAAAGAGGACCGTCAGACAGATAAAGAGCAAGAGAAGAGCGATGTGAAGGAGGATCACGGGGCTTCTGGGAGAAAGAATGCAAcgcaggaggacgaggagacccAGGAGACAGGAgcagaggatgaggagcaggagtCAGAG GATGAAGAGGTgggcgaggaggagggcgacAGAGAGGAGTCGTCGGACGAGGAGGAACACAGAGACGACGCAGCAGGAGAACCAGAGGAGAAAAGTGACTCAGACGACAGTATCATCTCGCCACAAGACAA GTCGAGAAAGATTCACGTTATTCATGAGGAGGGAagtgaggaagacgaggaggaggaagaggggagtaGAATGGGATCCTCTGAAGATGACGATGTCGAGAGTCTACTTGCGCCTCAACAAccatcagagaaaaaaaa agAAAAGGACCCGAGAGCTGACGAGCAACCTAAAG CTATTTGTGACAACATGTCCATTTTTCAAGCGGAGCCGAACAAATCAACAAAGTGCGAAAACGACGACCTGAGTGACTCCGACGAGTTTGACCACTTTTTCGATTAA
- the LOC120818228 gene encoding uncharacterized protein LOC120818228 isoform X1: MGYNGAPPLFLGNNRPLLWQPDRSPPQIHQQLNAMHLQQRLRYLKKREFTAQENNRLLLQQFEEAQDTVKEMLIQNAAMKTIRTAYERYLEVSCPRWQQQLKEKTQVAQTKRTEYLRSCLKNTEERGTASSADPPLLSQASTTVTQHITAPPEHYSPNCHLDYNQDGSPHLCYAKPSWQNRLQSQTDRFPIRGPHQPQGSSHVPPAFLPPHIFPHPHPLQLHLPGSSPGDRRHGPGPNPPGLAALQTEYLKSWAAGPPGTPSVFDALWSQLFTEEIPPETRMVQVVGEESDPCRAPSSKRETGGGGSSSHLSQELDSKPVRLSGSLAESSSEPSQASSKKRNKREERRSRCSISGSRSCSSQESSRGSSAVAAVKVVQSSESDVSSEKRSSTGKRTRRSGGLSVGSPRDEKVVKGSEGSDPGSRKEESRLPSEEERSLEFREGNTEDTNPDDKAESCGEESGSQEEESGSVCMNIEDGRGDEPGKQESSSSEENTAEEEDEKDGEEDDGAAEEKEDRQTDKEQEKSDVKEDHGASGRKNATQEDEETQETGAEDEEQESEDEEVGEEEGDREESSDEEEHRDDAAGEPEEKSDSDDSIISPQDKSRKIHVIHEEGSEEDEEEEEGSRMGSSEDDDVESLLAPQQPSEKKKEKDPRADEQPKAICDNMSIFQAEPNKSTKCENDDLSDSDEFDHFFD, translated from the exons ATGGGTTACAACGGTGCACCGCCTCTTTTTCTCGGTAACAACAGGCCTCTGCTTTGGCAACCGGACCGCTCACCTCCTCAAATTCATCAACAGCT cAACGCGATGCATCTGCAGCAGCGCTTGCGATACCTTAAGAAGAGAGAGTTTACTGCCCAAGAAAACaaccggctgctgctgcagcagtttGAGGAAGCACAGGACACCGTAAAAGAGATGTTAATCCAGAATGCTGCCATGAAAACTATTCGG ACGGCGTATGAACGGTACCTGGAGGTGAGCTGCCCCCGCTGGCAGCAGCAACTGAAGGAGAAAACACAGGTTGCTCAGACAAAG CGGACGGAGTATTTGAGGTCATGTCTGAAGAACACAGAGGAACGAGGGACCGCATCCTCTGCAGATCCACCTCTATTGTCACAAG CCTCCACCACAGTGACACAACATATTACAGCACCTCCAGAGCACTACAGTCCAAACTGCCACTTGGACTACAACCAAGATGGCTCCCCTCATCTCTGCTACGCAAAGCCTTCCTGGCAGAACCGCCTTCAATCCCAGACGGACAGATTTCCCATCAGAGGGCCTCATCAACCTCAGGGTTCCTCTCATGTTCCTCCAGCTTTCCTCCCACCACACATCTTTCCACATCCTCACCCATTGCAGCTCCACCTCCCCGGCTCCTCACCCGGTGATAGACGCCACGGACCCGGGCCAAATCCACCAGGCTTGGCGGCCCTGCAGACAGAGTACCTCAAGTCCTGGGCCGCTGGTCCACCTGGGACCCCCTCTGTCTTCGACGCTCTGTGGAGTCAGCTCTTCACGGAGGAGATTCCCCCTGAGACGAGGATGGTGCAGGTGGTGGGGGAGGAAAGTGACCCATGCCGGGCCCCAAGCTCcaagagagagacaggtggtggaggaagtaGCAGTCATTTATCCCAGGAGCTGGACAGTAAACCAG ttcGCCTGTCTGGTAGCCTCGCAGAAAGCAGCAGCGAGCCGAGCCAGGCGAGCAGCAAGAAGCGAaacaagagggaggagagaagatccCGTTGTTCCATCTCAGGCAGCAGAAGTTGCAGCTCTCAGGA GTCTTCTAGGGGTTCCAGCGCCGttgctgcagtcaaagtggtCCAAAGCTCAGAGAGCGATGTCTCATCCGAGAAAAGAAGCAGCACAGGAAAGAGAACGAGAAGAAGTGGGGGGCTTTCTGTTGGATCACCGAGGGATGAGAAGGTGGTGAAGGGAAGCGAGGGATCCGACCCGGGGAGTCGGAAAGAGGAGAGCCGGCTTCCCAGCGAGGAGGAAAGGAGTCTAGAATTCAGAGAGGGAAACACAGAGGATACGAATCCCGACGATAAAGCAGAAAGCTGTGGAGAGGAGTCTGGATCCCAGGAGGAGGAATCAGGAAGTGTTTGTATGAACATTGAAGACGGACGTGGAGATGAACCAGGAAAGCAGGAGAGTAGCAGCTCGGAAGAAAACAccgcagaggaagaggatgagaaaGACGGAGAAGAAGATGATGGTGCTGCTGAAGAAAAAGAGGACCGTCAGACAGATAAAGAGCAAGAGAAGAGCGATGTGAAGGAGGATCACGGGGCTTCTGGGAGAAAGAATGCAAcgcaggaggacgaggagacccAGGAGACAGGAgcagaggatgaggagcaggagtCAGAG GATGAAGAGGTgggcgaggaggagggcgacAGAGAGGAGTCGTCGGACGAGGAGGAACACAGAGACGACGCAGCAGGAGAACCAGAGGAGAAAAGTGACTCAGACGACAGTATCATCTCGCCACAAGACAA GTCGAGAAAGATTCACGTTATTCATGAGGAGGGAagtgaggaagacgaggaggaggaagaggggagtaGAATGGGATCCTCTGAAGATGACGATGTCGAGAGTCTACTTGCGCCTCAACAAccatcagagaaaaaaaa agAAAAGGACCCGAGAGCTGACGAGCAACCTAAAG CTATTTGTGACAACATGTCCATTTTTCAAGCGGAGCCGAACAAATCAACAAAGTGCGAAAACGACGACCTGAGTGACTCCGACGAGTTTGACCACTTTTTCGATTAA